From a single Microbacterium terrisoli genomic region:
- a CDS encoding UDP-N-acetylglucosamine--N-acetylmuramyl-(pentapeptide) pyrophosphoryl-undecaprenol N-acetylglucosamine transferase: MTTYLLAGGGTAGHVNPLLAVADGLRERDPAAHVLVLGTREGLEARLVPERGYELLFVDKVPFPRRPNGDAVRFPGRFRRAIAQVRQHVRERGVDVVAGFGGYASAPAYVAARREKVPFVVHEANAKPGLANVLGARRAAAVGVAFEGTRLRGAEPVGMPLRREIVDLDRVGLRVQAAEFFGLDAGKPTLLVFGGSLGARRLNEAFAGSWQDVLDAGWQLIHVTGERSDLADPGVPGYAMRRYVDRMDLAFALADLIVSRSGAATVSEISALGIPAVYVPYPVGNGEQSLNAASAVRAGAARIIPDGAFTPEVVTSAIIGLLGDADGIDEMRQAAASVGTRAGTQNVIALIDRALADR, encoded by the coding sequence GTGACGACCTACTTACTGGCCGGAGGCGGAACCGCCGGCCATGTCAACCCGCTGCTGGCCGTGGCCGATGGTCTGCGCGAGCGCGACCCGGCCGCACACGTACTCGTGCTCGGCACGCGGGAGGGACTCGAGGCGCGCCTGGTCCCCGAACGCGGCTACGAACTGCTGTTCGTCGACAAGGTGCCCTTCCCCCGCCGGCCGAACGGCGACGCGGTGAGGTTCCCGGGTCGATTCCGTCGCGCGATCGCACAGGTGCGGCAGCACGTGCGAGAACGCGGCGTCGATGTCGTGGCCGGGTTCGGCGGGTACGCGTCTGCGCCGGCCTACGTCGCGGCGCGGCGTGAGAAGGTGCCGTTCGTCGTGCACGAGGCCAACGCCAAGCCGGGCCTTGCCAACGTGCTCGGCGCACGCCGCGCGGCGGCGGTCGGGGTCGCCTTCGAGGGCACGCGGCTGCGCGGCGCCGAGCCGGTGGGCATGCCCTTGCGGCGCGAGATCGTCGACCTCGACCGCGTCGGGCTGCGCGTGCAGGCCGCAGAGTTCTTCGGGCTGGATGCCGGCAAGCCCACGCTGCTGGTGTTCGGCGGCTCACTCGGCGCGCGCCGGCTGAACGAGGCGTTCGCCGGGTCGTGGCAGGACGTGCTGGATGCCGGGTGGCAGCTGATCCACGTCACCGGCGAGCGCAGTGACCTGGCCGACCCGGGTGTGCCCGGTTATGCGATGCGGCGCTACGTCGACCGGATGGACCTCGCCTTCGCCCTCGCCGATCTGATCGTGTCGCGATCGGGTGCGGCCACGGTGAGCGAGATCAGCGCCCTGGGGATCCCGGCGGTGTACGTGCCCTATCCGGTCGGCAACGGCGAGCAGAGCCTGAACGCCGCCTCGGCCGTACGCGCCGGCGCGGCACGGATCATCCCAGACGGCGCGTTCACCCCCGAGGTCGTCACGAGTGCGATCATCGGCCTGCTGGGCGATGCCGACGGGATCGACGAGATGCGGCAGGCTGCGGCATCGGTCGGCACGCGCGCCGGAACGCAGAACGTCATCGCCCTGATCGACCGGGCCCTCGCCGACCGCTGA
- a CDS encoding GntR family transcriptional regulator gives MDAEQTLHIDPANAAPPFEQLRAQLVATIASGGLVAGERLPTVRRLADDLGLATGTVARAYRELEASGIIETRGRAGSFVSLDRDPLRQQAQRAAAAFAEQIRGLGLDADEALALAAAALRAGA, from the coding sequence ATGGACGCCGAGCAGACCCTGCACATCGATCCGGCGAACGCTGCACCGCCGTTCGAGCAGCTGCGGGCGCAGCTGGTGGCCACCATCGCCTCGGGTGGACTGGTCGCCGGTGAGCGTCTGCCGACCGTGCGTCGCCTGGCCGACGACCTGGGTCTGGCCACGGGCACCGTGGCGCGCGCGTACCGCGAGCTCGAGGCATCCGGCATCATCGAGACCCGGGGACGCGCGGGGAGCTTCGTGAGCCTGGACCGCGACCCGCTGCGTCAGCAGGCGCAGCGGGCGGCTGCCGCGTTCGCGGAGCAGATCCGCGGTCTCGGGCTCGACGCCGACGAGGCACTCGCCCTGGCTGCAGCGGCCCTGCGCGCGGGCGCGTGA
- the mraY gene encoding phospho-N-acetylmuramoyl-pentapeptide-transferase, whose product MRSLLTAAAVSLAFTLFLTPVFLRVFRRWGWGQVIRTPEDVHNPSHAAKRGTATMGGVIFIVGAVVGYLVGCYTGNNPPTISGLLVIWMMVGFGVVGFIDDFMKVRSQRSLGLSGWRKILGQVVVIVPFGVMAMNFPDRYQQTPASGMISVVRDVPVLNLFALGAVIGWILYLIWITFIGVAWSNSTNVTDGLDGLATGIGIFTIAAMSLVTFWQFNQSCSGIGLVDAYQPACYPTRDPMDLTIIAASFVSALIGFLWWNAPKAKVFMGDVGSMSIGGVIAALSILSHTELLAVLLAGAFIVGPGSVILQRIYFKLSRGRRLFLMSPFHHHLEMRGWPEITIVVRMWIIAGMLAVTGIGLFYVEWLSRT is encoded by the coding sequence GTGAGGTCACTCCTGACAGCAGCCGCGGTCTCGCTGGCGTTCACCCTGTTCCTCACGCCGGTATTCCTCCGGGTGTTCCGCAGATGGGGCTGGGGTCAGGTCATCCGCACGCCCGAAGACGTGCACAACCCCAGCCATGCCGCCAAACGCGGCACCGCCACGATGGGCGGGGTCATCTTCATCGTCGGGGCGGTGGTCGGGTATCTCGTCGGCTGCTACACCGGCAACAACCCACCCACGATCTCGGGCCTGCTGGTGATCTGGATGATGGTCGGGTTCGGGGTGGTCGGATTCATCGACGACTTCATGAAGGTGCGCAGCCAGCGCAGCCTCGGTCTGAGCGGGTGGCGCAAGATCCTCGGCCAGGTGGTCGTGATCGTGCCGTTCGGCGTGATGGCGATGAACTTCCCCGACCGGTACCAGCAGACGCCGGCCTCGGGAATGATCTCGGTCGTGCGCGACGTGCCGGTGCTGAACCTGTTCGCGCTGGGTGCGGTGATCGGCTGGATCCTCTACCTGATCTGGATCACGTTCATCGGCGTCGCCTGGTCGAACAGCACCAACGTCACCGACGGGCTGGACGGCCTGGCCACCGGCATCGGCATCTTCACGATCGCCGCGATGAGCCTGGTCACGTTCTGGCAGTTCAACCAGTCCTGCAGCGGCATCGGCCTCGTCGACGCCTACCAGCCCGCCTGCTACCCGACACGCGACCCGATGGATCTCACGATCATCGCGGCATCGTTCGTCAGCGCACTGATCGGGTTCCTCTGGTGGAACGCGCCCAAGGCCAAGGTCTTCATGGGCGACGTCGGCTCGATGTCGATCGGCGGGGTGATCGCGGCGCTGTCGATCCTGTCGCACACCGAACTGCTGGCCGTCCTGCTGGCCGGTGCCTTCATCGTCGGCCCCGGCTCGGTGATTCTGCAGCGCATCTACTTCAAGCTCTCGCGTGGCAGACGGCTGTTCCTCATGAGTCCGTTCCATCACCATCTCGAGATGCGCGGCTGGCCGGAGATCACAATCGTGGTGCGCATGTGGATCATCGCCGGCATGCTCGCGGTCACCGGCATCGGCCTGTTCTACGTCGAATGGCTCTCGCGCACATGA
- the ftsW gene encoding putative lipid II flippase FtsW codes for MTSTTTRPARGTPEPAERSGRGLTARVSLGRVFAPVPSEFLLIASTSLLLTGFGLVMVLSATSAIGTANGDQPYEALLKQGIFAVIGVPLMFIMSRFPIAFWKRMAWPALIIATLGQMLVFTPLGHSNDGNRNWIVIAGMQAQPSEFLKLALALWLGYVLYRKQTLLGLWRHVFIPVVPVAALVIATVMAGHDLGTAMILVLIVIAALFFSGVKLRIFIIPLLLGVIGVAVLAVTSTDRMRRIMSFLDPVCADYYNTCYQPLHGIWGLASGGFFGLGLGNSKQKYDWLPAAANDYIFAIVGEELGLVGCCVVLVLLALFAVGAFHVIRKTDDMFVRIAAGAIVIWIVGEALLNIGVVLRLFPVLGVPLPFLSQGGTSLLSTLLACGVLLSFARSLPAKGPTPVAAPAAAKTPRRTR; via the coding sequence ATGACGAGCACGACGACCCGTCCGGCTCGCGGGACGCCTGAGCCGGCTGAGCGCTCCGGGCGCGGGCTGACCGCGCGCGTGTCCCTGGGCCGCGTGTTCGCGCCGGTTCCCAGCGAGTTCCTGCTGATCGCCTCGACATCGCTGCTGCTGACCGGCTTCGGTCTGGTGATGGTGCTCTCGGCCACCTCGGCCATCGGCACCGCGAACGGCGACCAGCCGTACGAGGCACTGCTCAAGCAGGGGATCTTCGCCGTGATCGGCGTGCCGCTCATGTTCATCATGAGCCGCTTTCCGATCGCCTTCTGGAAGCGGATGGCCTGGCCGGCGCTGATCATCGCGACCCTCGGTCAGATGCTCGTGTTCACCCCGCTCGGCCACAGCAACGACGGCAACCGCAACTGGATCGTCATCGCCGGCATGCAGGCCCAGCCGTCCGAGTTCCTCAAGCTCGCCCTCGCGCTATGGCTGGGCTACGTGCTCTACCGTAAGCAGACCCTGCTCGGACTGTGGCGGCACGTGTTCATCCCCGTGGTGCCGGTGGCCGCCCTAGTGATCGCCACCGTCATGGCCGGTCACGACCTGGGCACCGCGATGATCCTGGTGCTGATCGTGATCGCGGCGCTGTTCTTCTCCGGCGTCAAGCTGCGCATCTTCATCATCCCGCTCCTGCTGGGAGTGATCGGCGTCGCCGTGCTCGCGGTGACCAGCACCGACCGCATGCGGCGCATCATGAGCTTCCTCGACCCGGTCTGCGCCGACTACTACAACACCTGCTACCAGCCGCTGCACGGCATCTGGGGCCTGGCCAGCGGCGGGTTCTTCGGCCTGGGGCTGGGCAACTCCAAGCAGAAGTACGACTGGCTGCCGGCGGCCGCCAACGACTACATCTTCGCGATCGTCGGCGAAGAGCTGGGCCTGGTCGGGTGCTGCGTCGTCCTCGTGCTGCTCGCGCTGTTCGCCGTGGGCGCGTTCCACGTCATCCGCAAGACCGACGACATGTTCGTGCGCATCGCGGCGGGTGCGATCGTGATCTGGATCGTGGGCGAGGCGCTGCTGAACATCGGCGTGGTCCTGCGCCTGTTCCCGGTGCTGGGCGTGCCGCTGCCGTTCCTGTCGCAGGGCGGCACGTCGCTGCTGTCGACGCTGCTGGCGTGCGGGGTGCTGCTGTCCTTCGCCAGATCTCTGCCCGCGAAGGGCCCGACGCCCGTCGCCGCCCCTGCGGCGGCGAAGACTCCGCGGCGCACCCGCTAG
- the murD gene encoding UDP-N-acetylmuramoyl-L-alanine--D-glutamate ligase: MNDRLDSLTSWNADWSGLRVAVLGLSMTGFSVADTLAELGADVLVVTEGADPEYARLLPVIGARLHVGGLDEVPAELVAFAPDVIVASPGFAPHHPVVAWAQASGIALWGDIELAWRVRDKVLRADGTPAEWLLITGTNGKTTTTQMTAAMLVEGGLRAAPCGNIGVPVLDAVRDPGGFDVLVVEISSHQLWYLSHQISREGAVSPHASVCLNLAPDHLKWHGSFEAYRDAKAVVYANTRVACVYNRTDAATRRMVEDAEVVEGARAVGFGLDIPGPSDVGVVEGILVDRAFLDDRRTSALELCTVDDLAAHGLAAAHLVADALAAAALARSLEVPPAAIREALIAFHLDAHRIQNVGTVRGITWIDDSKATNPHAAASSLAAYPGAVWIVGGRLKGVDINGLVESRGPATKAAIVIGLDRTEIVAAFARHAPSVPVIEVDAGETEDVMAQVVRIAAGVADDGDVVLLAPAAASFDQFTSYADRGRRFAAAVQDLTAGGADDEHDDPSGSRDA; this comes from the coding sequence ATGAACGACCGACTGGACTCGCTGACCAGCTGGAACGCTGACTGGTCCGGCCTGCGTGTGGCGGTTCTCGGCCTGTCGATGACGGGGTTCTCCGTCGCCGACACCCTCGCCGAACTCGGCGCCGACGTGCTCGTGGTCACCGAGGGTGCCGATCCCGAATATGCGCGGCTGCTGCCGGTGATCGGTGCGCGGCTGCACGTGGGCGGCTTGGATGAGGTGCCCGCCGAGCTGGTGGCCTTCGCCCCCGACGTGATCGTGGCCTCACCGGGGTTCGCCCCGCATCACCCGGTGGTGGCGTGGGCGCAGGCATCGGGCATCGCGCTGTGGGGCGACATCGAGCTGGCCTGGCGTGTGCGCGACAAGGTCCTGCGCGCCGACGGCACGCCCGCCGAATGGCTGCTGATCACCGGAACGAACGGCAAGACCACCACGACCCAGATGACGGCCGCCATGCTCGTCGAGGGCGGCCTGCGGGCTGCCCCGTGCGGCAACATCGGCGTACCCGTGCTCGACGCGGTCCGCGACCCGGGCGGTTTCGACGTGCTGGTCGTTGAGATCTCCAGCCACCAGCTCTGGTATCTCTCACACCAGATCTCGCGGGAGGGCGCGGTCTCACCCCACGCGAGCGTGTGCCTGAACCTCGCTCCCGATCACCTGAAGTGGCACGGGTCGTTCGAGGCGTATCGCGACGCCAAGGCCGTCGTGTACGCCAACACACGGGTCGCCTGCGTGTACAACAGAACGGATGCCGCGACCCGGCGCATGGTCGAAGACGCCGAGGTGGTCGAGGGCGCGCGGGCCGTGGGCTTCGGTCTGGACATTCCCGGCCCCAGCGACGTGGGAGTGGTCGAGGGGATCCTCGTGGACCGCGCCTTCCTGGACGATCGACGCACGAGCGCGCTCGAACTGTGCACCGTCGACGACCTCGCCGCGCACGGTCTCGCCGCGGCGCACCTCGTCGCCGACGCGCTGGCCGCCGCCGCCCTGGCCCGCTCGCTCGAGGTGCCGCCCGCGGCGATCCGTGAGGCGCTGATCGCCTTCCATCTGGATGCGCACCGCATCCAGAACGTGGGCACCGTCCGCGGCATCACCTGGATCGACGATTCGAAGGCGACCAACCCGCATGCCGCGGCATCCTCGCTCGCCGCCTACCCGGGTGCGGTCTGGATCGTCGGGGGACGGCTCAAGGGTGTCGACATCAACGGCCTGGTCGAAAGCCGCGGGCCCGCAACGAAGGCCGCCATCGTGATCGGCCTGGATCGCACCGAGATCGTCGCGGCGTTCGCCCGACACGCGCCGTCGGTGCCGGTGATCGAGGTCGATGCCGGTGAGACTGAAGATGTCATGGCGCAGGTCGTCCGAATCGCTGCGGGCGTCGCCGATGACGGGGACGTGGTGCTCCTCGCCCCCGCCGCGGCATCGTTCGATCAGTTCACCTCCTACGCCGACCGGGGGAGGCGCTTCGCCGCCGCCGTGCAGGACCTGACGGCGGGGGGAGCCGATGACGAGCACGACGACCCGTCCGGCTCGCGGGACGCCTGA